GTCGATTCCAGGCGCTGACTTGGGGTGTTCTATTGGGTATTCTTGGCCTAGGAATATTGCAATTATTTGTCAACACCTTAACAATGGTCCTGACATTTATTTCATTAATTGGCTATGCGGTTATTTATACCTTATATTTAAAAAGAGCTACACCACAAAATATTGTTATCGGGGGTGCCGCTGGTGCAGCGCCACCTGTATTAGGATGGACTGCAATTACAGGTGGTCAAAATATTGAGTTCGCACTCTTGTTATTTTTGATTATCTTCATATGGACGCCGCCACATTTTTGGGCGTTGGCGATTCACAGAGTTAAAGAGTACAAAAAGGTTAACATTCCAATGCTACCAGTGACGCATGGCATAGCCTATACCAAGAGACAAATTTTACTTTATACCATTTTATTAGTAGTGGTTACGGTCTTACCTTACCTTACAGGTATGTCAGGGCTGATTTATCTGGTCTCTGCCTTAGTTTTAGGAGCAATTTTTTTATGGTATGCGGTTAATATTATTACTCGTCCAAAAGATGTGCAGATTGCCTGGAAAACTTTTACCTATTCGATTAACTATCTAATGCTGATTTTCCTCGCTCTATTGGTGGACCATTATTGGCTTATTACTACTCTATAAGAAAGGACTATTATGAACGGATTGGGGCAAGTATTTAAAGCAGTAACTTCAGCCATGATTGGTATTGGCAAAAAAGAAGACTTAATCAAAGACTTTGAACGGAGCGAAAAACAAGGTCCATGGCCTTATATTATTGTCGGCTTGATAATGACTATTGTTTTTATTGTAATTGTAATGGCTGTTGTTAAGTTCGCCATATCTGCATAGTCGTTTTAATCTAGAGTTTCAATAATCAAATCTAATGCTGGTGCCATTTTTGATGCATTGTGCGGGTTAGTTAAAAGCCCTATCAGTTCAAGATCAGGGTTTAACAATAAGTAGCTAGCAGTATGGTCAATTAGGTAGTTGTTTGCCGGCTGCGCGACTTCCATAGAATGATCGTGAGATTTTTCTGACGGCATGCTCATTTTCATTTTTCCCTCTTTAGGCTCATGTGAAGAATGATCTTGCGCTGCTCTTTGTTTTGTTTGGGCCACTTCATGATATATGCCCAAAGCTTTCGTTAGCTTTCTTAACTCGGCGTCTTTAGCGCTTAACCCAATAAAGTCTGCGTTAAATCGCTCCACAAAATTTTGCAACTTTCCAATATCCCTAGCCGGATCAACTGAGATAAAAATTACCTGCAGTTTGTCAGCCAGATTCATGTTTCTAATAGTTTGATTTAAGACAGCTAAATCTGTTGGACATACATCAGGACAAGAGGTGTAGCCAAAATATAAAATCGACCATTTATTGTTAACCACTTCAGATAATTTAAGGGACTTGCTGTCATTAAGCAGTTCAAGATTCACATCTAAGGCTTTAGGGTTTGAGTATAGAGAGACAGTAGGCACCACTTGC
This genomic interval from Candidatus Thioglobus sp. contains the following:
- the cyoE gene encoding heme o synthase → MIINFISLISNLLDLCKLKVVSLILLTAVVGMFLAVPAPYFPDWLLVLNASLGIGLASASAAVFNHVVDEKIDIQMSRTDQRPLPQGKVSRFQALTWGVLLGILGLGILQLFVNTLTMVLTFISLIGYAVIYTLYLKRATPQNIVIGGAAGAAPPVLGWTAITGGQNIEFALLLFLIIFIWTPPHFWALAIHRVKEYKKVNIPMLPVTHGIAYTKRQILLYTILLVVVTVLPYLTGMSGLIYLVSALVLGAIFLWYAVNIITRPKDVQIAWKTFTYSINYLMLIFLALLVDHYWLITTL
- a CDS encoding DUF2970 domain-containing protein produces the protein MNGLGQVFKAVTSAMIGIGKKEDLIKDFERSEKQGPWPYIIVGLIMTIVFIVIVMAVVKFAISA
- a CDS encoding SCO family protein; translation: MITPNKTKTRNTSIALTLGLGLIVTVYFLLMPGADQFNELKKQVVPTVSLYSNPKALDVNLELLNDSKSLKLSEVVNNKWSILYFGYTSCPDVCPTDLAVLNQTIRNMNLADKLQVIFISVDPARDIGKLQNFVERFNADFIGLSAKDAELRKLTKALGIYHEVAQTKQRAAQDHSSHEPKEGKMKMSMPSEKSHDHSMEVAQPANNYLIDHTASYLLLNPDLELIGLLTNPHNASKMAPALDLIIETLD